The sequence CTACTTCATTAAAAGGTGAATCCAAATGGTAATTGCAGTTTAATCCAATTTTTATTGATTCGATATCAGGTTCTTCTTCCCAACTGTAAGAAATATAGCTTAAAACATTGATGTCATTATTTGTATATTCTCTTTGAATACCTTTTTTAGGAGAAGCTTTTTTATTTAAATATTCACTAAAATGAAATGTCCAAGTTTTTATAAGATTCTTGTCAACGTTAAGAATCTCTGCAATTTCTGAAACTCCATATTTTAATGTATAATTTGGCATTCTATTCTTTCTTCAAGCTTGCTGGTAACTAGTATATAACATCACCAGGTAATGTTATTTTCCTTATATCATTTTTATTAGTGTTGTTATCCGCCCAAAATGGATGTATAACAACACTTATTATGCTTAGTACTTTTTTTGCTGTTATTTCAGGGTGAGTATTCACGGTTTAATATTTTAGTGCATTAAAGCTAAGCATAATTTTTATGTTTCAGGCGGTTAGGAGGAAGAATACTATTCACTCTTGCCCCCAAAACCGTGCTTTAGTCCTTAAGGCTTGCCATGTGCGGGTTTCCGAGAAGCAAAAATTGGTAACTTACTCATTTTAAACCTCCCACAGGTGACAGTAGTTGATTTCAAACGCGTTTTTTTTCGTCCTCAGCAGCTGTGGAAGCTTTCAAACGCATTTTATTTCACCCTCAGGCAACTGATATCGGTTTCAAACACGTTTTTTCCCTTCCAGACGCAGTGAATATCGGTTTCAAACACGTTTTTTTTCGCCCTCACGCGAGGGAAGTTGGTTTCAAATGCGTTTTTTCTCATGCCTACGACGTTAATATTGGTTTCAAACGCATTTTTTCTTATGCCCACGACGATGATATCGGTTTCAAACGGGTTTTGGAGGGCCATCATTTGCGTAGGGAAACAAAAAAATTGCTTGTTGCCGGCTTTTACCTTTGGCAAAGTTGCAGTAAAACCTGTTTTATGTGGGCTGCCCCTCGTTTGCAACTGCCAGTTCCGGGAGTAACCGGGAAGGGGTTTCTATATAAATGATCTTGGAGATGCCGGAGGCATCGAGGTGTATGCCCTGTAACGAACAAGAAAGATTCGACTCCGGCCGGAATCGTACCGACAATCAATATTTTATTTGATTTCCCTGCCATTACCAGACAAAGTGTTAGGCAGTGTTTTTACTGTATCTAAAAGTTTATTGATTTCTAATTCATTATTAACATTTAGCCATCGAATTGCAGATTCAATAGTTGTAAATGTTTTACCATTAATCGGAAGGCTTTTTGATACAAGCATTGCAAAGAGTGTCGTGTATACAACTTCATTTGGCTTCAGGGTCAAGTATGCAGCACGTCTTTTACCTGATACTTTATGCCCAACATAAAAATCAACAATTCTGTCTACGTCATCAGTATCCATTTGAAAATCAGCCTCTCTAAAATCGTGCAGAATCTTAAAGGTTGCATCAAAATCTGATTCCCTGGAAAGAAGATCTTTTAATGACATAATATCATTAATTGATATCATTCCAGAATAATACTCAATAATCATTTTATGATTTGCAATTATCTGATATGAGGCATATTTGTCCACGATTAAATTTTAACTGGTTAGCCATTCTAAATATAGGTTATTTATTCCAATATCTCCCTCTCTCCTAACCTCGTTACAAACGAGGGGCAGCAGTGGAACCTGCTTACTGATGAATCCGTATCCACTCAACAGATGAATCATCGGTAAATTTAACCACCATAAATTTGCTGTGCAGCGGCCAGAAGAGCAATCGCTCCTGTTTTATAAGGTAATAAATGTAGTTTTCGCTGCTGCGGTCGGGCTCGCCCAATAAATTTAGGATTTGTGGTTTCTGAAGTGTGCGGATGGTATCGTTGTAAACCACATCGTTTACCATCTTGTCGCGATACGGATATTTCCGCCCTTCTTTTGTTTCCCACTTTGTTTTGTCGAACACCAGCTCGCTGGCCGGTTTGTCGCTCATTCCCGCTTCGTAATTCTTCACATCCTGATTACAGGCCACACAAAAAACAAATACGATGATGCTTAACAGTTTTTGCGCTTTCATAGGTCCAAGAGCTTACATAGTGAGTTCAATTCCCTCGGGACGCGAATGTTTCCAGCGGCGGTGCGACCACAAATAATACTCGGGTGTTTCGCGTATCACCTCTTCCATTTTACGAATATAGGTAAGCAATATATCTTTCGATTCCACTTTCGAAGGATCTTCAAAAAGCAACGAAAAATCGGCTTCGTAATGCCCACGCTTTAACTTTTTCAGATGCAAGAAAAATATGGGTTGATTGGTTTTAATGGCAATCTTTTCGGGGCCGGTAAAAAACGGCGCCTCGCGGTTTAAAAACATCGTCCAGAATGGCGAATTGGCAGGAGGAGTCTGATCGGCTGCCAACCACAAAACAGCAGGCTCGCCACGTCGCACATACTCAATGGCTGCTCGTGCCGATTTGTGCACAGGTACCGACTCGCCTCCCCATTTACCTCTCGAATGCTCAATATACTTTTCGAAAGCCATATTGCCACGAATCGGATTTACAATCATTAGCAGTTTATGGGCAGCCTTTGTTTGTATTGAGCTACACCACTCCCAGTTATTGTAATGAAAACCAAGTAGCATAATGCTCCGGCCTTTCTCGGCAAACCGAATTGTTGGCTCCAGTCCTTTAACCGTTAATCGTTTATCCATCTGCTTTTCGCTCATGCTGTGCAGCTTAATAGTTTCCAACGAAAAGTCGCAGAAATGGCGGTAATATCGCGCCATGATTTTTTCAATTCCCTGCTCGCTCTTTTCCGGGAACGCATGACGCAAATTATCAAGGATCACCTTCTTCCGGTAGCCAATTGCATAGCGAACAATAAGATAGAAAAAGTCGGCAATACCGTAAATCATCCAAAATGGCAGAACGGAAACCAGTTTTAACAGCAATACTACAAAGCCGTTTAGTGTGCGTTTAAAAAATCCTTCGTGATACCGTTTATCTTTTTTGCGTAAACTTTCGTCAACCATTCTGTAATATTCTTATTGAATTAAAACTGTCTCTTCCGGACGTTTGTGCTTCCATCGTTTATGGCTCCAAAGATAATACTCCGGATTTGTTTTTATCACCTCCTCCATTTTTTCGATGTAGCGCAACAATATCTGGTCGGCATCCATTTTTGCAGGTTCCTCAACCAGCAACTCATAACAATACTCGTATTTGCCCCGTCCTAAACGTTTGGCATATTGAAAAAATACAGGCTGATTTGTTTTTTGTGCAATTTTTACCGGCCCGGAGAAAAAGGCGGCTTCACGATTTAGAAACATGGCCCACGTTTGCGAGCTGGCCAAAGCACTCTGGTCTGCTATTAATCCAACAACAACCGGTTCTTTACTGCTAAAATACTGAAAGGTTACTTTTGCTGCACGCCCCATTTGTACGGCTTCTCCTCCCCATTTTTCGCGCGCTTTTTGCAGAAAATCGTCCATTGGCTGGTTATCGCGCATTTTGTTGTAAACCATCAGTAACTTACAATTTAATTGCTGCTGTAACGCACCCGACCATTCCCAGTTATTGTAATGAAAAGCCAGCAATATCGCCCCGTTTCGTTTTACGGCTAAATCATTTAATTCTTTCGTTCCCAAGAATTTCATACGTTTCTCCAACTCCTTTTCCGACAAACGATAAAGTTTAATACTCTCTAACGAAACATCGCAGAAATAGCGGTAAAACTTATTTCGTAGATGCAGAATTTCCTTATCATTTTTATCGGGGAAAGCGTGTTTCAGGTTAGCTTTTATTACTTCGCTACGGTACTTTATTATACCTTTAATTAAGATGTAACACACTTCAGAAAGAAAATACAAACAGCCAAATGGAAGCAGTGCAATTGTTTTTAGCAACACAACAACAACCCATTTCCCGGGATAGTTAAAAAGACCTGATGATTTTCGATTTTGTTTATTTTCCTTGTTCATTGCGTGTAATGCAAGCCCTGTTAAAATAGCTTAAAAAGCAGTTTCAAAACTACACTTTTAAGCTTAAATACGCTAAAAATATTTTTATATTCGGTTGATGAAAACTAGTAATATGAAACGAGTATGTATATTATTCGCCTCCAATAATATGACTAAAATTATGCGAGTTACATACTATACTTTTGAGAACAAAAAATTTTAATCGTATGAAAACAACACTTGCACTAATTTTTCTTTTGTTGGGCTTTAATACAATTGCACAAAATACATTCATTGCACACCGTGGCGCCTCCTACCTTGCTCCCGAAAATACTGTTGCCTCGGCTAAACTGGCATGGGAACTGGGCGCTGATGCGGTGGAAGTTGATGTACATTTATCGAAAGATAACCGTGTAATGGTTATTCACGACAAGGACACGAAGCGAACATGCAGCAGCAAAACAAACCTGACGATAGCTAAAACTCCATCGATTTTATTGCGGGATTTGGATGCCGGATCGTGGAAAGGTGAAGATTTTGAGGGTGAGAAAATACCATTCTTGTCGGAAATTATTGAAACGGTACCTGTTGGAAAAACGCTGGTTGTTGAAATAAAAGCAGGTGGAGATGATATTATCCCTGCTCTTAGCCGCACCATTGAAAAGAGTGGAAAGATTGATCAAATTGTATTTATTAGTTTTGGATGGGACACAATCTTAAAAACCCATGCAGAATTTCCGGATAATAAATGTTACTGGCTAAGTTCGTTAAAACCCGGAGTAAAGAAAAAAATGGAACAGGCTGCCGATAAAGGGCTGACAGGTGTTAACCTAAAATATTCGATTATCGACGAGGAAATTATGGCACATGCCAATGCTTTTAACCTGGAAGTACTTACCTGGACTGTTGATGATCCGTCCGAAGCACAACGTCTTACCGACATTGGCGTTACCGGCCTTACAACCAACCGGCCAAAATGGTTAAAAGAACAAATGAATAAATAAAAAAGGGGCCTCTCCAGCTTGAGACCCCTTCCGGTAATCATCTTCAATCACCTATTGGTAGGAATACCTATTGATTGTTAAAATCCATTTACAAACGGTGCTCCAAAAATTGTTAAACCCTGCTAATAAAGTGGAAGAAGTGTTAAGTTTATAAATAACAAAGGGCTGCCCTTTAAAAAGACAACCCAAAGTTTCTGACGTTTTCTGAATACTGTTTCTGTTATTCTTACAGCTTTAATTTCCTAACCACATTTCAAAAATAGTTGATAATTGTGTTAAGGCGATTTAACTAAGACAAATTATTGTTAAACAATTAATAGTAATGTTAAAATTGTTAATTCCTGCAATAAAAAACACCACTACGCAGAATGATTTTGAGCAACCACCAAATGAAAAGCACCTTTTCCCACTACCTTTAATCGTTGGGGCGCAAATCCGTTTGCGGGCAATATCGTTTTTAAACCACCGGCTTCCGAATAACTCTTAAAATTTTTGTTGTGCTCAATCCCCGCCAGAAACTCGGCGACTTTACTGCCAACACCAACGTAATTATTTGGCAGAGGAACAGCATAATCCAGCACTACTATTTTCTCAGCGATTTTTTTCACCTCGCCCAGAATGGCTTTCTCTAATCCCGGATTAAACTGGTGCAAAGCCATTGATAAAATAGCCACATCAAATTTTTGCTGATAAAAAAGGCTTAGGTCAGTAGCATCACCAACAATAAACGAAGCATTGGTGATCCCTTCTTTCCTGGCTTTATTTGTGGCACAACTTATCATCGATGCAGAGAGGTCAACGCCGGTAACCGATTTGGCTTTATCAGCAAGTTCAAACAACTGTGCCCCGGTTCCGCAGGCAATGTCAATTACGGTGTCGCCTTTTTTAATCTCAAGAGCCAGGCGCTTCCTCAGATTACTGAGAAGCGGATCAATAATGGTGCTGTATATAAAGCCTGTTTCCAGCATTTAATTATCTTCTACTTCATAAACTGTATGAAGTTTCTTTTGTTGTAATGTATGTTTAAAAATAATCATAATGAAGAACATCCTGATTTTTAGTATCGTCTCTTTTGTTTTATTGTCCTCCTTCAAATCGAACAAACCGGCCTACCTGCTCTTTAACAAAGAAGGCAAAGCAGTAAAATACGAGAAAATGCTTAAAGAAATTGAAGATGCTGACATCGTATTGTTTGGCGAATTGCACGACAATCCAATTTCGCATTGGTTACAACTTGAGCTCACCAAAGAACTGTATCAGCAAAACGGTAAAAACCTGGTTTTGGGTGCTGAAATGTTTGAAAGCGACAACCAGGTAATCATGGATGAATACCTCTCTGGAAAAATATCGCAACGTAATTTTGAAGACGAAATACGTTTATGGCCCAATTATAAAACCGATTACAAACCGCTGGTAGAGTTTGCCAAAGACAGCGGACTTTATTTTGTTGCTACCAACGTTCCACGTCGTTATGCATCGTTGGTAAACAAGCAAGGTTTTGAAGGGCTGGAAGAGCTTTCTGACGAAGCAAAAGCATTCTTGCCGCCACTTCCGCCTGCTTACGATCCAACATTGGATTGTTATGCCAGCATGATGAAAATGGAAGGAATGGGCAGTCATGTAACTCCGAATTTCCCAAAAGCACAAGCCATAAAAGATGCGACTATGGCACATTTTATCCTGAAAAACTGGGAGCCGGGAAAAGTGCTTTTGCATTACCACGGAGCCTATCACTCGCAAAATTTTGAAAGCATTTACTGGTACCTGAAACACGAAAATCCGAGGTTAAAAATTGTTACCATTCATTCGGTAACTCAGGATGATATTTCGGAACTTACAGAAGATAATACGGGTGCTGCAGATTTTACGATTTGTGTGGATGAAGATATGACCAGAACACGATAAAAAAAGCAGGAGCCTGGAATCCTGCTTTTATAAATTTCGTGTGACCGGAGAACGTCTTAATTCTCTTTTCATGCTTTTTAAAGCACCTGTAAGTTATAGCAGGAAAGCCTAAAAGTAAATACCTAATATTGGGTATTTTTACGTACATTGCAGGTTGGGAAGATTTCAAGAACTTCTATCAAATATGGATGAAAAGAGTATAAACAAAATAAAAAAAGCCTGGGAACCTAACAAAGTTGGGCGTCCGGTAAAAACAGAGCTATACCTTAACATCATTGAACAAGTGGCCAATTTATTCTCGGCCGGAAGTTTCTACTATTACATCATGAACTTCGACACGCTTCAAATGGAGTTCGTAGATCCTCGTATTGAAGATGTTTTAGGATATAATGCCAAAGAATGGAGCCTTGACAAATTGTTTGAGCTGGTTCATCCGGAAGATTTAAAACAGATGCACGGTAAAGAAGCAAAAGCAGTTGATTTTATCCTGAACAGAATTTCGAAAGAAGAGATTTTGAAATACAAGGTGGTTTATGTTTTGCGACTTCGTCACGCCAACGGAAGTTATAAAACTATACTACAGCAATCGAAAACACTTACTATCTCCGAGGACGGGAAAGTGCAACAGGTACTGGGAATTCACACCGATGTTACCTATCTAAACATGGCCGTAGACCATAAAATTTCGTTTATCGGCGATGGTCTTCCATCTTATTACTCGCTATCTACCGACGACAGTTTTCATCCTGAAGAACTTAACTACCATACGCTCTTTACCTCACGCGAAAAAGAAATACTGGCTAATATTGCCGAAGGAAAAACATTTGGAGAAATTGCAGAAATACTAAACCTTTCGCCACACACTATTAATACCCACAAAAAAAATATCCTGAAAAAAACGGATTGCAATAACACAACAGAGTTGATTGCGCGTTGCGTTCGCGAAGGCGTGATATAATACCAAATTGACCACAAATTGGTATAACTACCGATAGAAATTCATTTCCTCCAGATATTCCCAACTTTTTTGCGGAAGAAAATGCCGCACATCTTTCCCCTCTTTTATGGCTTTACGAATAAACGAAGATGATATTTCCATTAAAGGAGCATCTTTTGCAAGCGTAATATTTTTTTCTACCTGCACTTTTTGCGAATCAAAACCGGGACGCGGATAAACGATTATTCCGTAATCCTCAAGAATCGTTTCGTAATTTTTCCACTTGTGAAAATTCTCCAGGTTATCCGACCCCATCAGAATTTTAAAATGGTAATTAGGATGCTGATCTTTTAAATAAGCCAGTGTATCAACCGTGTAACTGGGTTTTGGCAAACTGAATTCAATGTTTGAAGCACGAAACCGATCGTCGCCGTCAACGGCACGATGTACCATTTCTAAACGTTGGTAATCATCCAGTAAATTGTTTTTCTTTTTTAGCGG comes from uncultured Draconibacterium sp. and encodes:
- a CDS encoding class I SAM-dependent methyltransferase, with the protein product MLETGFIYSTIIDPLLSNLRKRLALEIKKGDTVIDIACGTGAQLFELADKAKSVTGVDLSASMISCATNKARKEGITNASFIVGDATDLSLFYQQKFDVAILSMALHQFNPGLEKAILGEVKKIAEKIVVLDYAVPLPNNYVGVGSKVAEFLAGIEHNKNFKSYSEAGGLKTILPANGFAPQRLKVVGKGAFHLVVAQNHSA
- a CDS encoding lysophospholipid acyltransferase family protein; amino-acid sequence: MNKENKQNRKSSGLFNYPGKWVVVVLLKTIALLPFGCLYFLSEVCYILIKGIIKYRSEVIKANLKHAFPDKNDKEILHLRNKFYRYFCDVSLESIKLYRLSEKELEKRMKFLGTKELNDLAVKRNGAILLAFHYNNWEWSGALQQQLNCKLLMVYNKMRDNQPMDDFLQKAREKWGGEAVQMGRAAKVTFQYFSSKEPVVVGLIADQSALASSQTWAMFLNREAAFFSGPVKIAQKTNQPVFFQYAKRLGRGKYEYCYELLVEEPAKMDADQILLRYIEKMEEVIKTNPEYYLWSHKRWKHKRPEETVLIQ
- the nadD gene encoding nicotinate (nicotinamide) nucleotide adenylyltransferase yields the protein MSNIVTDILAPKTNLKLKIGLYFGSYNPIHIGHLAIANYMVEYTDIDQLWFVVSPQNPLKKKNNLLDDYQRLEMVHRAVDGDDRFRASNIEFSLPKPSYTVDTLAYLKDQHPNYHFKILMGSDNLENFHKWKNYETILEDYGIIVYPRPGFDSQKVQVEKNITLAKDAPLMEISSSFIRKAIKEGKDVRHFLPQKSWEYLEEMNFYR
- a CDS encoding LuxR C-terminal-related transcriptional regulator, whose amino-acid sequence is MDEKSINKIKKAWEPNKVGRPVKTELYLNIIEQVANLFSAGSFYYYIMNFDTLQMEFVDPRIEDVLGYNAKEWSLDKLFELVHPEDLKQMHGKEAKAVDFILNRISKEEILKYKVVYVLRLRHANGSYKTILQQSKTLTISEDGKVQQVLGIHTDVTYLNMAVDHKISFIGDGLPSYYSLSTDDSFHPEELNYHTLFTSREKEILANIAEGKTFGEIAEILNLSPHTINTHKKNILKKTDCNNTTELIARCVREGVI
- a CDS encoding ChaN family lipoprotein, producing MKNILIFSIVSFVLLSSFKSNKPAYLLFNKEGKAVKYEKMLKEIEDADIVLFGELHDNPISHWLQLELTKELYQQNGKNLVLGAEMFESDNQVIMDEYLSGKISQRNFEDEIRLWPNYKTDYKPLVEFAKDSGLYFVATNVPRRYASLVNKQGFEGLEELSDEAKAFLPPLPPAYDPTLDCYASMMKMEGMGSHVTPNFPKAQAIKDATMAHFILKNWEPGKVLLHYHGAYHSQNFESIYWYLKHENPRLKIVTIHSVTQDDISELTEDNTGAADFTICVDEDMTRTR
- a CDS encoding lysophospholipid acyltransferase family protein — its product is MVDESLRKKDKRYHEGFFKRTLNGFVVLLLKLVSVLPFWMIYGIADFFYLIVRYAIGYRKKVILDNLRHAFPEKSEQGIEKIMARYYRHFCDFSLETIKLHSMSEKQMDKRLTVKGLEPTIRFAEKGRSIMLLGFHYNNWEWCSSIQTKAAHKLLMIVNPIRGNMAFEKYIEHSRGKWGGESVPVHKSARAAIEYVRRGEPAVLWLAADQTPPANSPFWTMFLNREAPFFTGPEKIAIKTNQPIFFLHLKKLKRGHYEADFSLLFEDPSKVESKDILLTYIRKMEEVIRETPEYYLWSHRRWKHSRPEGIELTM
- a CDS encoding glycerophosphodiester phosphodiesterase family protein, which encodes MKTTLALIFLLLGFNTIAQNTFIAHRGASYLAPENTVASAKLAWELGADAVEVDVHLSKDNRVMVIHDKDTKRTCSSKTNLTIAKTPSILLRDLDAGSWKGEDFEGEKIPFLSEIIETVPVGKTLVVEIKAGGDDIIPALSRTIEKSGKIDQIVFISFGWDTILKTHAEFPDNKCYWLSSLKPGVKKKMEQAADKGLTGVNLKYSIIDEEIMAHANAFNLEVLTWTVDDPSEAQRLTDIGVTGLTTNRPKWLKEQMNK